TGCTCACCTACCCCTTGGACCTCTACAGGCAAGTGAGCACACGAGCAGCAAAGGCAGGATGGAGGAGCGACTGCCACCACCACCTGATGgttctctcagcatctcccttcgtGGTGAGCAGTTCGTCTGCAGGAGTAACAAGGCATAATAGCAGCAAGTGAGGAAGTGCAGAATCACAGTGGCCGGAGATGAGGAGCCCACTCGGAGCTTGGAACTTTGTTTGGATTAAATGATACCATGccagctgtgggattctgggaatcttAGTCCAGAAAAAGTTCATCTTTTGTAGCCCCAGGCCCACAGAGGGTGGTCTTTTCCCTACGAGTTCTCTCCAAGATCAGGGGTTAGCACTGATCTGAGTTCCTCATACAAAAGCGCAGAGCCATTCTACCTTTTTTGGTTTATTCTCTCACCACTTATTCTCTACAActgctctcttttccttccccagCATGCAGAAAGAGGAGATGGAATTCCAGCCCCTGGAACAGATTAAGGAGAATGAAGAAGCAAACCACTCCACGCCCTTGTTGGGGCACATCGGCCGCTTTCTAAACGTCCAGTCCCCCAGTTTTTCCAGGTCATCCAGAATGAACCTGATGCGTCGGAGGAATGAAAATCTGCCTCCTTCCCCTTGCTATGCCTATCCAGATGGGGGAAAACCTGGGAGCCCCACAGGTATTAACCAGCAAAGGGGCGATTACTCCCCACCAGGCTGTAACTCCCAGGATCAATGGGACAACACAGCCAGAAAACTGAGAGAGCTCGACGCCTTCATGTCAACTCCTTTCTACGAGAGGCCCGGCTTCTACAGCGCTCCCCAGACTCCCATCAGCTCCATCCCCATGATCTTCCCGTCCAGACGGCAAGGGCGCAAGAAGCCTCCAGCTCTGTCCAGCATTGCAGCCTGCTCTGCGTCTCTGAGGGACAACTCTGCCAGCCAGTCCCCTTGCAGAGGCAGCGATGTGGACAAAAGCGAGAACTCTTTGGGCTCAGGAGGCAGAGAAACGTTTGTGTGGCCGGCCGAGAAAACTCATGCTTCAGACTCCTTGGCTGTGACCATCGAAGGGGAGGCAAACAGATCAAAGGAGGCATCTCCTCTGGGAACCCCAGGGGGGGCTCTGTCCTCGGGGGATTCAGTAAGCCCAACGGTTCCTTTACTGGCTGAGTCCCCAGATTCTCAGAGGCAGGCAAATGTCAACAGTGCAAACACTCCGAGAGGCCACCGACATTCCCGTTGGACTCCAGGCAATGCAGCAAGTCCAAATCCAGACCGCACTAGTTTCCTTCATAGCTATGGGATCAGGACCCCTAGCAGCAATGGCCCAACCAACTTCTTTTCATTCACCCCATTGACATCTCCAGTGCTTGAGAGAGCGCATCTCAGCAAAACAAATGCTGGTGTTGGCCCCGGCCCAGAGACGTCACCTGGAACCTTAGAGCAGGATTCTCCAGCAGTGGCTGGGGCTATGAGAGAGACGGGCAACGCAGGCACAGTTCCCTATCACACCAAGGAACAGAGAAAGGCCACCAATGCCTCGCCCAATGACTCTGGCATCTCTCTAGCAGAAGGAGACTTTGTGGGGCTAATGGAAGTGATCATGGAAACCAGCGAGAACACCACTgatgaagggaagggagacaggGACAGCTAAAAGAAACAGGTTCAGCagcgttctcccccccccccccttttagaaTAATGAAGTGGGGCTTTAACCTGCACAGCTCATTCCATAGGTAACACATGTGCTTCTATTAACAATCATGTTAAGAGCCATTCATAATACTTCAGCATCACAAGATTAGGAAATGAGCCCTAATGCCTGGAAGCAGCCAGTATCAGTGTTTAATAACCTTGTACTTTTAAAAGAGTTTGTTGTTTGCAATTGCCAAAGAATAGAGCAGTCTCACCAATGCTGGGAATCATGTTTCAGGTATACTTCAAAGAACAATTTGCATGATTCACTTCCCAGTCACGTGCTGATTTTACCTCACCCTGGTATTGCACTCATAAAACAGGACTTGCAGTATATGAATATGATCATCCCACCTGACCAGCATTTGAACCTTGTTGGATACGTAACTGGGCTGGAGAGCAAAACCCTGGGTTGAACGCTTGGCATAAAATCTAGGGACTACGCAGATCTTGAGATCCAGTGatcccaggagaaaaaaaacacattggagAGCACAGGTGGAGTGAATCTTCTACCATGCACCAGTTTCTTTAATTTCAAAGGTGTATCAGTCTTTATCTGGTACAGCACAAGGACAATCAATCCACAGAATCCCAAACAATACTCTACAAAATCAGGGGATGTGTTCCTTGCAAAATTAAGCCACTGTTTTATGCTCAATGGAGAGACCCCTTTCAACGCCGATCAGCTTCAGCCCACCTCTATGGGCATCCACATGCTTCAAGA
The Pogona vitticeps strain Pit_001003342236 chromosome 1, PviZW2.1, whole genome shotgun sequence genome window above contains:
- the LOC110086195 gene encoding bestrophin-1 translates to MTVTYTYRVADARLGTFSQLLLRWKGSIYKLLYCEFLIFISFYFGISLVYRLILNESQRLMFEKLALYCNSYAELIPVSFVLGFYVTLVVSRWWGQYESIPWPDRVMNLVSSSVDGKDEYGRLLRRTLMRYINLLGVLILRSVSTAVYKRFPSIEHIVTAGLMTPEEHKKFDSVNSPHNKFWIPCVWFSNLAMKARNDGRIRDSVLLQGILNEMNTLRSQCGRLYGYDWISIPLVYTQVVTVAVYSFFLACLIGRQFLDPAKKYPGHEMDLFVPVFTFLQFFFYAGWLKVAEQLINPFGEDDDDFETNWLIDRNLQVSLMAVDEMHKDLPVLQRDPYWNESDPQPPYTAATADYKRTSFLGSTFDISMQKEEMEFQPLEQIKENEEANHSTPLLGHIGRFLNVQSPSFSRSSRMNLMRRRNENLPPSPCYAYPDGGKPGSPTGINQQRGDYSPPGCNSQDQWDNTARKLRELDAFMSTPFYERPGFYSAPQTPISSIPMIFPSRRQGRKKPPALSSIAACSASLRDNSASQSPCRGSDVDKSENSLGSGGRETFVWPAEKTHASDSLAVTIEGEANRSKEASPLGTPGGALSSGDSVSPTVPLLAESPDSQRQANVNSANTPRGHRHSRWTPGNAASPNPDRTSFLHSYGIRTPSSNGPTNFFSFTPLTSPVLERAHLSKTNAGVGPGPETSPGTLEQDSPAVAGAMRETGNAGTVPYHTKEQRKATNASPNDSGISLAEGDFVGLMEVIMETSENTTDEGKGDRDS